A part of Saimiri boliviensis isolate mSaiBol1 chromosome 11, mSaiBol1.pri, whole genome shotgun sequence genomic DNA contains:
- the MASP2 gene encoding mannan-binding lectin serine protease 2 isoform X3, translated as MRLLTLLGLLCGSVATPSGPKWPEPVFGRLVSPGFPREYANDQERRWTLTAPPGYRLRLYFTHFDLELSHLCEYDFVKLSSGAKVLATLCGRESTDTERAPGNDTFYSTGPSLDVTFHSDYSNEKPFTGFEAFYAAEDIDECQVAPGEAPTCDHHCHNHLGGFYCSCRAGYALHRDKRTCSEQSL; from the exons ATGAG GCTGCTGACCCTCCTGGGCCTGCTGTGTGGCTCAGTGGCCACCCCCTCGGGCCCGAAGTGGCCTGAGCCTGTGTTTGGGCGCCTGGTGTCCCCCGGCTTCCCAAGGGAGTACGCCAATGACCAGGAGCGGCGCTGGACCCTGACCGCGCCTCCCGGCTACCGCCTGCGCCTCTACTTCACCCACTTCGACCTGGAGCTCTCCCACCTCTGCGAGTACGACTTCGTCAAG CTGAGCTCGGGGGCCAAGGTGCTGGCCACGCTGTGCGGGCGGGAAAGCACGGACACGGAGCGGGCCCCCGGCAACGACACGTTCTACTCGACGGGCCCCAGCCTGGACGTCACTTTCCACTCCGACTACTCCAACGAGAAGCCGTTCACGGGGTTCGAGGCCTTCTACGCGGCCGAGG ACATCGACGAGTGCCAGGTGGCTCCGGGAGAGGCGCCCACCTGCGACCACCACTGCCACAACCACCTGGGCGGTTTCTACTGCTCCTGCCGCGCAGGCTACGCCCTGCACCGCGACAAGCGCACCTGCTCAG AGCAGAGCCTCTAG
- the SRM gene encoding spermidine synthase, translating into MESGPDGPAASGPAAIREGWFRETCSLWPGQALSLQVEQLLHHRRSRYQDILVFRSKTYGNVLVLDGVIQCTERDEFSYQEMIANLPLCSHPNPRKVLIIGGGDGGVLREVVKHPSVESVVQCEIDEDVIQVSKKFLPGMAVGYSSSKLTLHVGDGFEFMKQNQDAFDVIITDSSDPMGPAESLFKESYYQLMKTALKEDGVLCCQGECQWLHLDLIKEMRQFCQSLFPVVAYAYCTIPTYPSGQIGFMLCSKNPSTNFQEPVQPLTQHQVAQMQLKYYNSDVHRAAFVLPEFARKALNDVS; encoded by the exons atGGAGTCCGGCCCCGACGGCCCAGCCGCCTCCGGCCCCGCCGCCATCCGCGAGGGCTGGTTCCGCGAGACCTGCAGCCTGTGGCCCGGCCAGGCCCTGTCGCTGCAGGTGGAGCAGCTGCTCCACCACCGGCGCTCGCGCTACCAGGACATCCTCGTCTTTCGCAG TAAGACCTATGGCAACGTGCTGGTGTTGGACGGTGTCATCCAATGCACAGAGAGGGATGAGTTCTCCTACCAGGAGATGATCGCCAACCTGCCTCTCTGCAGCCACCCCAATCCACGAAAG gtGCTGATCATTGGGGGCGGAGACGGAGGTGTCCTGCGAGAGGTGGTGAAGCACCCCTCCGTGGAGTCCGTGGTCCAGTGTGAGATCGACGAG GATGTCATCCAAGTCTCCAAGAAGTTCCTGCCGGGGATGGCTGTTGGCTATTCTAGCTCGAAGCTGACCCTACATGTGGGTGATGGTTTTGAGTTCATGAAACAGAATCAGGATGCCTTTGATGTGATCATCACTGACTCCTCAGACCCCATGG GCCCCGCCGAAAGTCTCTTCAAAGAGTCCTATTACCAGCTCATGAAGACGGCCCTCAAGGAAGATGGTGTCCTCTGCTGCCAGG GTGAGTGCCAGTGGCTGCACCTGGATCTCATCAAGGAGATGCGGCAGTTCTGCCAGTCACTGTTCCCCGTGGTGGCCTACGCCTACTGCACCATCCCCACCTACCCCAGTGGCCAGATCGGCTTCATGCTGTGCAGCAAGAACCCG AGCACCAACTTCCAGGAGCCAGTGCAGCCGCTGACGCAGCACCAGGTGGCGCAGATGCAGCTCAAGTACTACAACTCCGACGTGCACCGCGCCGCCTTCGTGCTGCCCGAGTTTGCCCGCAAG GCCCTGAATGATGTGAGCTGA
- the MASP2 gene encoding mannan-binding lectin serine protease 2 isoform X2 — protein MRLLTLLGLLCGSVATPSGPKWPEPVFGRLVSPGFPREYANDQERRWTLTAPPGYRLRLYFTHFDLELSHLCEYDFVKLSSGAKVLATLCGRESTDTERAPGNDTFYSTGPSLDVTFHSDYSNEKPFTGFEAFYAAEDIDECQVAPGEAPTCDHHCHNHLGGFYCSCRAGYALHRDKRTCSDSNRQR, from the exons ATGAG GCTGCTGACCCTCCTGGGCCTGCTGTGTGGCTCAGTGGCCACCCCCTCGGGCCCGAAGTGGCCTGAGCCTGTGTTTGGGCGCCTGGTGTCCCCCGGCTTCCCAAGGGAGTACGCCAATGACCAGGAGCGGCGCTGGACCCTGACCGCGCCTCCCGGCTACCGCCTGCGCCTCTACTTCACCCACTTCGACCTGGAGCTCTCCCACCTCTGCGAGTACGACTTCGTCAAG CTGAGCTCGGGGGCCAAGGTGCTGGCCACGCTGTGCGGGCGGGAAAGCACGGACACGGAGCGGGCCCCCGGCAACGACACGTTCTACTCGACGGGCCCCAGCCTGGACGTCACTTTCCACTCCGACTACTCCAACGAGAAGCCGTTCACGGGGTTCGAGGCCTTCTACGCGGCCGAGG ACATCGACGAGTGCCAGGTGGCTCCGGGAGAGGCGCCCACCTGCGACCACCACTGCCACAACCACCTGGGCGGTTTCTACTGCTCCTGCCGCGCAGGCTACGCCCTGCACCGCGACAAGCGCACCTGCTCAG ATTCAAACAGGCAGAGATGA